The Deinococcus misasensis DSM 22328 genome has a window encoding:
- a CDS encoding DUF4291 domain-containing protein, whose product MNTYEIRAIYNAHTLRVYQAYPPEVAIPALKAGRFVPPFKMERMTWIKPSFTWMMYRCGFGSKAGQEVVLGIDITREGFEWALAHSALSHFVPALHTSETHWKAEVAACPVRIQWDPERDARLNPMAGVRSLQVGLSREAVQKYVREWIVGIEDVTPIAHQMAEARAFDLASGVWPHQQERIYPIPEVLQQRICPEHSGR is encoded by the coding sequence ATGAACACTTATGAAATCAGGGCCATTTACAATGCACACACCCTCCGGGTTTATCAAGCTTATCCGCCCGAGGTGGCCATCCCAGCACTGAAAGCAGGCCGTTTTGTGCCCCCCTTCAAAATGGAACGCATGACCTGGATCAAACCCTCGTTCACCTGGATGATGTACCGCTGTGGGTTTGGCAGCAAAGCCGGTCAGGAGGTGGTTCTGGGCATCGACATCACCCGAGAGGGGTTTGAATGGGCTCTGGCGCACTCGGCCCTGTCCCATTTTGTGCCTGCCCTGCACACCTCTGAAACCCATTGGAAAGCAGAAGTGGCTGCCTGTCCTGTCCGCATCCAGTGGGACCCAGAGCGGGATGCCCGTCTGAATCCGATGGCAGGGGTGCGGTCTTTGCAGGTGGGGCTTTCCAGAGAGGCTGTGCAGAAGTACGTGCGTGAATGGATTGTCGGCATCGAAGATGTGACTCCCATCGCCCATCAAATGGCAGAAGCCAGAGCCTTTGATCTGGCCTCGGGGGTGTGGCCCCACCAGCAGGAGAGGATCTATCCGATTCCAGAGGTGTTGCAACAGAGAATTTGCCCTGAGCACTCGGGGCGTTAA